The following proteins are encoded in a genomic region of Cryptomeria japonica chromosome 11, Sugi_1.0, whole genome shotgun sequence:
- the LOC131860129 gene encoding uncharacterized protein LOC131860129: MESDADIPKAPKKIEFARIIKKPQASAMKKGMKEKKAKNDPVLVSKPKRGKKIKDDLDEAMEFETISQDEATQSKNPSVNNVNKEEDTQDVAEQQILYSIEVESFKENVKSAKAEVAAPSGDTGAQESPKEDKTRSVEAEKKVEEKQEEPNKGNVR, from the exons ATGGAGTCAGATGCAGACATTCCCAAGGCACCAAAGAAAATAGAGTTTGCAAGAATAATCAAGAAACCTCAAGCCAGTGCTATGAAGAAAGGgatgaaggagaagaaggcaaAGAATGATCCTGTACTGGTAAGCAAGCCTAAACGAGGAAAGAAGATTAAAGATGACCTGGATGAGGCAATGGAATTCG AAACTATTTCACAAGATGAAGCCACTCAGTCAAAGAATCCTTCAGTGAATAATGTAAATAAGGAGGAGGACACCCAGGATGTTGCAGAGCAACAAATTTTGTATTCTATAGAGGTTGAGTCTTTTAAGGAGAATGTTAAATCAGCTAAGGCAGAGGTTGCTGCACCAAGTGGTGATACCGGTGCACAAGAGTCACCCAAAGAAGACAAAACCAGATCGGTTGAGGCTGagaaaaaggtagaagaaaaacaagaggaaccAAATAAAGGGAACGTAAGGTAA